The Strix aluco isolate bStrAlu1 chromosome Z, bStrAlu1.hap1, whole genome shotgun sequence genome contains a region encoding:
- the LOC141918755 gene encoding acrosin-like, with translation MKNLVYCMKAYGGGKEISYVDAYTDISHLVVIRLTLRGTCGLRPMASHNGTSRVMGDTDAQPGAWPWIVSIQDPWRRGTGHVCGGSLISPQWVLTAAHERAGLHPHNLCPVYPQGGIDTCQGDSGGPLVCKDNNADHFWLVGVTSWGRGCARAKRPGVYTSTQHFYDWILVQMGLHPAVTATPTPRPVFTSTPFQRPRPVPTQVGSFTPSPFPHQKLVEFFTRLQELLQVLWGKKAPVAA, from the exons ATGAAGAATTTAGTTTACTGCATGAAAGCATATGGCGGGGGTAAAGAAATATCTTATGTTGATGCCTATACAGACATCAGCCACCTGGTTGTAATTAGGCTGACCTTGAG agGGACCTGTGGGCTGCGGCCCATGGCTTCTCACAATGGCACCTCACGAGTCATGGGGGACACagacgcccagccaggggcctggccctggatcgtcagcatccaggatccctggaGAAGAGGCACGGGACATGTATGtggagggtccctcatcagcccacagtgggtcctcacagcagcccac gagagggctgggctccacCCTCACAACCTGTGCCCTGTCTATCCACAGGGTGGCAttgacacctgccag ggtgacagcggcgGTCCTCTTGTGTGCAAAGATAACAacgctgaccacttctggcttgttggagtgaccagctgggggagaggctgtgcaagagcaaaacggcctggagtctacacctccactcagcacttttatgaTTGGATCTTGGTACAGATGGGACTGCACCCAGCAGTAACGGCTACTCCAAcaccacggccagtcttcacatcAACTCCCTTTCAGAGGCCAAGGCCAGTACCAACACAAGTGGGCAGCTTTACTCCCAGTCCATTTCCAcaccagaagctggtggaattctttactcggctgcaggagctcctgcaggtccTGTGGGGGAAAAAGGCTCCAGTAGCAGCATGA